From a region of the Zonotrichia albicollis isolate bZonAlb1 chromosome 5, bZonAlb1.hap1, whole genome shotgun sequence genome:
- the LZTS3 gene encoding leucine zipper putative tumor suppressor 3, with product MATLETLPVLSDPAYPSAQSFHGFAPRYSQTIPRSAMGSVGSGVANDQEFAMKSVGTRTQSGGRPAEGPRNGYSGRDIPHRYSGEEKTYKSEKVSNSLYINGEARKSEKVKVDICGNVTANNEKNLPPPPPQYREPGNPPKILPISGKLDQSNEPLVRPSAFKPVVPKNFHSMQNLCPPQSNGMAENRKSLNHANSNSPSAPKGGLDKSSLNRTTNQGGGLSDSGRNSLTSLPTYGTGYSQHVGPMSASTSHINRIGTTYVEKNIVGYNGISTSDSGRSSSKSTSSFSRLNHLNETMPFHSPSTDDIIQDLEDRLWEKEQEVLQMRRNLDKSEAAIFQVFEEKQKIWEREMEDLRQNYANKLQQVSKKAQRAQQALQLQIFKLQQEKKKLQDDMGQLLQQREELEKKFVAFKKEQAEFLPKIEETKWEVCQKAGEISLLKQQLKDSQADVSQKLNEIVGLRSQLKEGKNFLREKEEQILTLKDSYSSKSVNLEICESELQRKMSEVQVLREKLNHCELEVSGLKRTLASIGPTGSFGGDLGDKLRGDPLACESDEAKMQRQSEDSVNSLRREVERLQTELKLERQQREQQVMDFEEERRTWQEEKEKVIKYQKQLQLNYVEMYQKNQLLEHKVNEMNTKATSPPHTEEKKTWTPSRLERIESTEI from the exons ATGGCCACGCTAGAGACGCTGCCCGTCCTCAGTGACCCGGCCTACCCCAGCGCGCAGAGCTTCCACGGCTTCGCCCCGCGCTACTCGCAGACCATCCCCCGGAGCGCCATGGGGAGCGTGGGCAGCGGCGTGGCCAACGACCAGGAGTTCGCCATGAAGAGCGTGGGCACGCGCACGCAGAGCGGCGGCCGGCCCGCCGAGGGGCCGCGCAACGGCTACTCCGGCCGGGACATCCCCCACCGCTACTCGGGCGAGGAGAAGACCTACAAGTCGGAGAAAGTCTCCAACTCGCTCTACATCAACGGCGAGGCGCGCAAGAGCGAGAAGGTCAAGGTGGACATCTGCGGGAACGTGACCGCCAACAACGAGAAGAacctgccgccgccgccgccccagTACCGAGAGCCCGGTAACCCACCAAAGATTTTGCCGATTTCCGGCAAACTGGACCAG aGCAATGAGCCCTTAGTTAGACCCTCAGCCTTTAAACCAGTAGTTCCTAAAAACTTCCATTCCATGCAGAACCTCTGCCCGCCACAGAGCAACGGGATGGCAGAGAACAGAAAGAGCTTGAACCACGCCAACAGCAATAGCCCGTCCGCACCCAAGGGCGGGCTCGACAAGAGCAGCCTTAACAGGACTACAAACCAGGGCGGGGGGCTCTCGGATTCGGGCCGTAACTCCCTGACCAGCCTGCCCACCTACGGCACGGGCTACAGCCAGCACGTGGGCCCCATGAGCGCCTCCACCAGCCACATCAACCGCATCGGGACCACTTATGTGGAGAAGAACATCGTGGGCTACAACGGGATATCTACCTCAGACAGCGGGCGGTCCTCGAGCAAGAGCACCTCGTCCTTCAGCAGGCTGAACCATCTCAACGAGACCATGCCCTTCCACTCGCCCTCGACCGACGACATCATCCAGGACCTGGaggacaggctgtgggagaaggagcaggaggtgctgcagatGAGGAGGAACCTGGACAAGAGCGAGGCGGCCATCTTCCAGGTGTtcgaggagaagcagaagatcTGGGAGAGGGAAATGGAGGACCTGAGGCAGAACTATGCCAACAAGTTGCAGCAGGTCTCCAAAAAGGCGCAGCGGGCTCAgcaggctctgcagctccaaATCTTCAAGCtccagcaggagaaaaaaaaactccaGGATGACATGGGACAGCTCCTCCAGCAACGAGAGGAGCTGGAGAAGAAATTTGTGGCTTTCAAGAAGGAGCAGGCTGAGTTTCTCCCCAAGATTGAAGAGACCAAGTGGGAG GTGTGCCAGAAGGCAGGTGAGatctccctgctcaagcagcagctgaaggacTCCCAAGCTGATGTCTCCCAGAAGCTCAACGAGATCGTGGGCCTGCGGTCGCAGCTCAAGGAAGGCAAGAACTTCCTGCGGGAGAAAGAGGAGCAGATCCTCACCCTGAAGGACTCCTACAGCTCCAAGAGCGTCAACCTGGAGATCTGCGAGAGCGAGCTGCAGAGGAAGATGAGCGAGGTCCAGGTGCTGAGGGAAAAACTGAACCACTGTGAGCTGGAGGTCTCCGGCCTGAAGCGGACACTTGCCAGCATAGGGCCCACGGGGTCTTTTGGCGGGGACCTCGGGGACAAGCTGCGGGgggacccgctggcctgcgagAGCGACGAGGCCAAGATGCAGCGGCAGAGCGAGGACAGCGTGAACAGCCTGAGGAGGGAGGTGGAGAGGCTGCAGACGGAGCTGAAGCTGGAGCGGCAGCAGCGGGAGCAGCAGGTGATGGACTTCGAGGAGGAGCGGCGCACgtggcaggaggagaaggagaaggtcATCAAGTAccagaagcagctgcagctcaacTACGTGGAGATGTACCAGAAGAACCAGCTCCTGGAGCACAAGGTCAACGAGATGAACACCAAGGCCACCAGCCCCCCACACACCGAGGAGAAGAAGACATGGACTCCCTCCAGGCTGGAGAGGATAGAGTCCACCGAGATCTGA